ggcagtcccttgtgactgtacggacatcctctaaagagtatgggaggttgcgggacttgataaagtggaaaaaccgagtgacccccgggtggcagaggtcctcatggagggtttggatgcggttaatttgtgcgttggcacatgtgccgcaggatagggcatcggacggctcgttcagctttccgggacgatacaaaatctcgtagttgaaggtggagagctcgatcctccaccttaagatcttgtcgtttttgattttgccccgcagtgcattatcgaacatgaaggctaccgaccgttggtcagtgaggagagtgaatctcctgccggccaggtaatgcctccaatgtcgcacagcttccactatggcttgggcttccttttccactgaggagtggcggatttctgaggcgtggagggtccgggagaaaaaggccacgggtctgcccgcttggttaagggtggctgctagagctacgtctgaggcgtcgctctcgacctggaaggggagggactcgtcgatggcgcgcatcgtggcctttgcgatatccgctttgatgcggctgaaggcctggcaagcctctgtcgacagagggaaggtagtggtctgtattagggggcgggccttgtctgcgtactgggggacccactgggcgtagtatgaaaaaaactccagggctttggagcagtgcgggaggggaaattccatgagggcgcgcatacgttcggggtcggggcctattatcccattgcgcactacgtagcccagaatggctagccgattggtgctaaaaacgcacttgtcctcgttgtacgtgaggttcaaggctttggcagtctggaggaatttttggaggttggcgtcgtggtcctgctggtcgtggccgcagatggttacattgtcgagatacgggaacgtggcccgcaacccatgttgatcaaccattcggtccatctcccgttggaagaccgagaccccgtttgtgacgccaaatgggacccttaggaaatggtataattgcccgtctgcctcgaaggctgtgtacttgcggtcacttgggcggatggggtgctgatggtaggcggacttgaggtccacggtggagaagactttatattgggcaatccgattgaccatgtcggatatgcgggggcgagggtacgcgtctagttgtgtgtacctgttgatggtctggctatagtctatgaccatcctttgtttctcccctgtcttcactactaccacctgcgctctccagggactattgctggcctggattatgccctcctttagtagccgctggacttcggaccgaatgaaggtccggtcctgggcgctgtaccgtctgctcctagtggcgacgggtttgcaatccggggtgaggttcgcaaacaaggacgggggttgcaccttgagggttgcgaggccgcagatagtgagtgggggtattgggccgccgaatttgaacgtaaggctctgtagattgcattggaaatctaatcccagtaaggtgggggcgcagagttggggaaggacgtttagtttgtagtttttgaactccctcccctgcaccgttagggtaactatgcagaatccttggatctgtacggagtgggatcctgcagctagggaaatcttttgtgcgctggtataggtggtcaaggaacagcgtcttaccgtgtcggggtggataaagctctccgtgctcccggagtcgactaggcatggtgtctcgtggccgtttattagcaccgttgtcgtcgtcgtctggagtgtccggggccgagcttgatcgagcgtaattgaagcgagacgtggttgtagtagtggagtggggtccgttgttgccgtccaagatggcgtcggggatgaacaaaatggccgcccccatacatcgcagatggcagcgggggtggacaaaatggccgcccccatacatcgcagatggcggcgggggtggacaaaatggccacccccacgcgtcgtagaggtttggggtggtccaagatggcggcgcccttcctcccctcgtggtggccgggacccaaaatggcggcgtctgcaggtcgcacatggggcgctgggggggttggggagcgttaggaccgcacggggctccctcatctccggggacagcggtggtcgggacccaagttggtagcgccggcgggtcagacgtggggcgcgggggggggtgttaggggggcgttagagacggccagaactccctcttctccgtggggagtggtggtcgggacccaaagtggtagcgccggcgggtcatacatggggtgcgcgggggggggggggggttggggatcgtaagcggcgtgcagggctccctgttctcccgggaccgcggtggtcgggacccagagcggctgcgcctgcgggtggggagcgtaaacggcttgcagggctccctgttctcccgggacagcggcgacctcacgggaccggcacacaaccgcgaaatggccctttttcccgcagctcttgcagatcgctgcgcgggccgggcagcgctgccgggggtgtttcgcctggccgcagaaatagcagcgggcgcccccggtgcgacttggcgtttggaccgcgcaagcctgtggggtgtccggggggggtggggggtgggtttgtcgcgacgggtacgtacggagcccaatgggctgccgcacggtcggggccgtaggcgcgggtattacgcgcggccacgtctagggaggctgctagggcccgggcctctgagagtcctagcgactctctttctagaagtctttggcggatttgggaggaattcatacctgccacaaaagcatcgcgcattaacatgtccgtgtgttcatttgcgttcaccgaagggcagctgcaggttcgtcccaaaatcagcagcgcggcgtagaattcgtccaccgattctccgggaccttgccgtctcgtcgcgagctggtagcgagcgtagatttggttaactgggccgacatagagacttttcagtgctgcaaacgccgtctggaaatcctccgagtcttcgatgagggagaagatctccgtgctcaccctcgagtgcaggacctgtagtttttggtcttctgtgacccggccggtggccgttctgaggtaggcctcgaaacaagtctgccagtgcttgaaggctgctgccgcgttcactgcgtgggggctgatcctcaggcattccggaatgatcctgagctccatagtccttttttttttaggcacgcttaataaattgtagcgcacaaagactccgtgagacgaatagagtgaagtggatgaggctttattaagcatgtctgttcccccgcagcttgatagtagaatggcctgcgggggaggactccggcttcttatactccgccttcagggcggagctagagctcaacggccaaccaggacccgggatccgtcagccaatgacattatggcttccagtcccacatgacccctaatacatactaccacaaaactcaatccaacagaaaggttgatttctatcctgcattgacagtgatgacttttgtaacatgagattacagctctcaggaaagattaaatggagagGGGCCTTTTTTCTATTGAAAACAACCAATTAAGCGGTGGCCTGATAGAAATCTTTAAAATTATCAGTTCTTTAAAATTATCAGTACTTTTGAGAGGGGTCCAAAATCAGTGACCATTAATAAACAACAAGTCATAATTACAAGATAGTTACGAATAAATCCAAGGGGGCAATTTGGACAAATTTTTTATCACAtgttcagaatgtgcaactcattaccatgggAAGGAGTTGAGGAAactgctgagatgttttcaaaaggaaacgggacaagcacatgagagaaaatggaatcgaaaatcagctgaaaggctgagatttgataggtgtgacagtcggagatgtataagaccataagacataggagtggcagtaagggcattcggcccatcgagtccactccatcattcaatcatggctgatttcaactccatttacccgctctctctccatagcccttaattcctcgagaaatcaagaatttatcaacttctgtcttaaagacactaacgtcccggcctccaccgccctctgtggcaatgaattccacagacccaccactctctggctgaagaaatttctcctcatctctgttctaaagtgactcccttttattctaaggctgtgcccccgggtcctagtctcccctgctaatggaaacaacttctctacatccaccctatctaagccattcattatcttgtaagtgtctattagatctcccctcaatctcttaaactccaatgaatataatcccaggatcctcagacgttcatcgtatgttaggcctaccattcctgggatcatccgtgtgaatctccgctgaacccgctccagtgccagtatgtccttcctgaggtgtggggcccgagtaaggacagcagcagaatctgtgacagaatggcctgtttgtgtcttatatattcacagtaattcaatgtaatctccttttacagaatatttgcagatgtaaacatcatgtcgagatctgacagtcacttgattcatcaggaccggcctttcaacgtggaaggagaaatgtttgtctgttttgtcttttgggaaaaaattcaaaaatcactgtgattggaaaagcaccgagacacagacatcaaagtaattttccacagttagctggaactgagctttaaccaatcacacagcatgaaattaaattgcagcatttacatcagggagacaccgtactcaggcttcaactgatgatccaagttggagagacagaaggacattcgcaccaaaggaatcaagaagcagcaattggacattcagccccgtgagcctgttccaccatttaataacttcacggctgatctgacagtgactgcaaatctgcatcccacctacacctggtaacctgtcaataaccatggagaaaccgtggaaatgcggggactgtgggatgggatgctATTCTCCGTCTGAAATGcaaactcatcgacgtattcacactggggaaaggccgttcatctgctctgtgtgtgggaagggattcactctgtcatcccacctcctgacacaccaacttgttcatactgatgagagaccgtttaaatgtgctgactgtgagaagagctttaaaagcagaaattatttactgacacaccaacgcactcacactggggagaggccgttcacctgctccgtgtgtgggaagggattcatttgtgCATCTCACCTccagacacaccaacttgttcatactgatcagagaccgtttaaatgtgctgactgtgagaagagctttagaagcagaaataatttactgacacatcaacgcactcacactggggagaggccattcacctgtctggaatgtgggaagggatttaatgatttgtcaaacctccggactcaccatcaggttcactctgaccagagaccgtttaaatgtgctgactgtgagaagagctataaaagcagaaataatttactgatacatcaacgcactcacactggggagaggccattcacctgctccgtgtgtgggaagagattcacatgtTCATCCGACCTTGTGATacaccaatttgttcacactgatcagagaccttttaaatgtgctgactgtgagaagagttttaaaagtAAAAAGCATTTAATGTCACATCAAcggactcacactggggagaggccgttcacctgctccgtgtgtgtgaggagattcacatgttcatccgaccttctgaaacaccagcgagttcacactggggagagaccgtacacttgccccatgtgtgagaagaaattcactcggtcatccgacctgacttcacaccaacttgttcacactgatcagaaaccttttaaatgttctgaatgtgaaaagagatttaaaagaaaaacaagtctgcggaaacaccagcgagttcacactgaaacagaatcatagaatttacagtgcagaaggagggcatttggcccatcgagtgcaccggcccttgcaaagagcaccttacttaagccaagttacctccaacctaacccataaccccacctaacctttttggatactaaggtcaatttatcatggccaattcatctaacctgcacatctttgaactgtggggggaaaccggagcacctggaggaaacccacgaagccaCTGGGACAacgcgcagacaccgcacagacagtgacccaagccgggaatcaaacccgggaccctggagctgtgaagcaaatgtgctaactgttaaatcccaaatttctttacccgtcagtctggcctcaataaaagtcgagatggatttgcaggtacagcattagttattttatttagcttgcaagcttgattcatttcacagaggcataagacacacacatctagtctcctacaccccggaaagcgaatgaacaaagagacaaagggatctctgcaaatcaattcaaatggtatcaagtttcacatacacgattcccataggtcatcctataccactcctgacctagtcagacattctgattggctcacttccaatcccttcctctggcccctattacccagcatccttttctccccctatggtggacacacctcctccttgctttgccatgcggtctgaaatcctttgtcttagtgaactcaccagaatgagactggcctgtctctacattacagtaactaatatccctaaagtaactattttatatcacattcgtcataaccactgtgctactgtgtcacccaaacgTGGGAGCGGTACTTGGGAGAGGCTGTTCAACCGCtccgtgtgtgggaggagattcactcagtcaaacaacctgaacagacatcagcaagttcacaggcaacagcagggtttagattcagctgttgttgctactgttagtcacatccaggactgaatgatgcctggatgTCTGTTTtcagtggggctccacagtttccagtatatatcaatgatttagacttaaatgtatgcaccaggattacACAAAAGGTGCAGATAtgttttagacaatgagggagaaagccatggactgggtcaggtggacagaaaaatgGTGAATGGAAATTTAGATACGGAGAGGTTCGAAACACACGACAGTTAATtcccgataaaaataaggtcactgattggtggggaagctacaaataatcctttttaaaaaaaataataaattcagagtacccagttattcttatttttttcccaattaaggggcaatttagcgtggccaatccacctaacctgcccatctttaggtggtgggggtgaaacccatgcagacacgtggagaatgtgcaaactccacacggacagtgaccaagggccaggattcaaacccggctcctcagcgctgtagtcccactgctccacgtgctgtcctagctacaaataattcaaataactttattgaacagttctcaaatggaaaggcacttgcccacattaaaactaaggatctgcaatTGACCTTTGATCAagcaagtcatatttagggcaagattataaacagactgcattcatttaaagtgattataaaaagaagcaatgctgagcaaagctaggagagtgggcaaagaagtggcagatggaatacaatgtggaaaagtgtgaggttatggactttcgaagcaggcataaactattttctaaatggggaaatgctgaggaaatcacaagcacaaagggaattggaagtccttgttcaagattctcttcaggttaacgtgcaggttcagtcggcagttaggaaggcaaatgcaatgtattcatgtcaagagggcgagaatacaagtccagggatgtaattctgaggctgtataaggatctgatcagaccccatttggaatattatgagcagttttgggccccgtatctaagaaggacgtgttggccttggaaaaggtccagaggaggtttacaagaatgatccctggaatgaagaatttgtatgaggaacggttgaggactctgggtctgtacttgttggagtttagaaggatatgggggaatcttattaaaacttatgggatactgcaaggcctgggtagagtggacatggagaagatgtttccactagttggaaaaagtagaagcagtggacacaatctcacactaaagggcgatcctttaaaacagagtaagaagtcttacaacaccaggttaaagtccagcaggtttgtttcgactcactagctttaagggcacagttccttcctcagatgatgatgaggaattaaaacagatgaggaggaatttcttcagccagagggtggtgaatctgtggaactctttgccacagaatgccgtggaggccaaatcactgagagtctttaagatggagatagatagattcttgattaataagcggatcagcggttatggggagaaggcaggagaatggagatgagaaaaatatcagccatgattgaatggcggagccgatccgatgggcctaattctgttcctatgtcatatgatgtgaagaaaaacattctgtgctgcgtgtgggatcatgaatgcactgctcgaaaatgtggtggaggcagattcaattgatgccttgaaaagagaattggacaactatctgttactatcagatcagccatgaccttattaaatggtggagcagactgggctgaatagccaactccagctccttgctcatctattcgtatcttttgaggagaaaaatatctacagagttcagggccaatgacaggggattgtgactgttgcagaaagttggcacaggtacaatttgttgagtgcctttgttttgtgctgtcacctttctatgcctctgtgttatgagggaaatgcagAGCACCAATGCAGGAGAGGCAGATTACTCCCTCGATAtggattggacttgtttattgtcacgtgtaccgaggtacagtgaaaagtattattctgcgagcagctcaaacagatcattttgtaaatgaaaagaaagtaaactaaaaagaaaatacataatatggcaacacaaggtgcacaatgtaaatatatagacaaaggcattgagtgaagcatacaggagtgtagtattaatcaggtcagtccagaaaagggtcatttaggagtctggtaatagcggggaagaagctgttttcaatctgtttgtgcgtgttctcagacttttgtatctcctgcccgatcgaagaagttggaagagtgaataagccgggtgagaggggtctttaattatgctgcccgctttccccaggcagcgggaggtgtggatagagccagtggatgggaggcaggtttgtgtgatggactgggctgtgttcactactctctgacgtttcttgcgatcttgtgccgagcagttgccataccaggctgtgatgcagccagataggatgctttctatggtgcatctgtaaaagttggtaagagtcagtgtggacatgccaaatttccttagtttcctgaagaagtataggcgctgttgtgctttcttggtggtagcgtcgatgtgcgaggaccaggacagatttttggtgatggaaaccctgtgccccagtgcaggagaggctggttgttgggcagtgtgagctgaacatacatggctggataaagattaaggcagatgtcaagacccttggagtgaaaacaagtctggagggagtgggtcaaAAAACCTGGGGATTTGCATTTTGTATGAATCGTGAGTGACCCAGTCACAATTATGAACAGTAAACTAAATCTATCACTGGTTTGATGAGAtgagtcgatgggccgagtggcctccttctgcaatgtaaattctaaattctttgATTTAAcgtgtcccaggtgttgtaaatactgtacatactgtagatcagtctgcttgctgcccatgtctaagtgatatcagaataatgtgcttctgtattaaataaagtatccaaaactctcattgtgcttcatgcccagcatcttccctaactgtggatcttctgttttgctaactgggaaatagaatcttcctgtttactaattgctctatggcggctgtgttacccagaatcccccacgctgcagaaagttcccgatcagtgagtgtacgaggccagtgcgcaggtgcagtgtgggtgtgtgctctgagcatgctcagtgtcagtcatggtgagagagtgaggaggagctgggttgaacacaacagtgagctgtatccctgtgagaagggcatctcccagtctctgtttgactctcctacAGCTTCCtatcatggttgagttggacaaggaactctcgtcatttgagctggaaaaggccattgattgctgaccAAACAGCAAGGTGCccagcaaggatggaattccagctgaactgcccacacacggaaagtcccatcgactgtcacaccttcctgccctccccttttgggctgtgagactggtccacggaacatgtgtgatgcaataaaaactgcagtgacagaggagacagcatcaactacagggacatctcactccttcgagtcaggggaagaccttcacttgggtgatgtttaaaagattcatctacttgcagactgagtttatccagaagcacagtgcggtttctgtgctgacagatctacagtgaacatgatcttctccacacaccagctacaagggaaGAAAACAATTGGGATTTGACCTAAAGCATTtgtgctgagaaagtgaaatgttctaattactgagtgaaagtaaacctttcagtgcgaatcacaatttactggtacaAATGGAAAAGGCACTAAAATGTTTCAATCTCTGAATataaacttcagccttgaagttatgtttcggagctcacaagctgtggAAAGTTTGTGACTGTTTCctcttcccttttgtaaacaagcagagaagttaaccctttcccctgACAGCACGGCAATGATTTGAAATAACGACTTTGCCTTTTAAAGATTTGGGTTCATCCCATTTGTTGGGGTCATATTTCCGGCTGCGGGAATCATCGCGGGCGGGATGAAAATTTGCTGGaacattttttaaataataatctttagtcacaagtaggcttacattaacacagcaatgaagttactgtgaaaatcccctagtcgccacattccagcgcctgtccgggtacacagagggagaattcagaatgtccaaattaccgaacagcacgtttttcgggacttgtgggaggaaaccggagcacccggaggaaacacatacagacacggtgagaacatgcagactccgcacagacaatgacgcaagccgggaatcgaacttggaccctggtactgtgaagcaacagtgctaaccactgtgctaccgggccgcccCTTTACAGGTCCTTTACCTTGGGCGGGACTTTCCGGTCTGGGCTTAGGGAGTTTGGTAAGGTGGAGGAGtgcgaccggaaaatcccacctgttATCTTTCAAAATAAAATTCTTGGGAATGGGAAATGAGGGAGTTATCTCCGAGCTGATTGGAAATACCTGgacctgtgtctctgtatgtcctaCTTGGAATAAAAGAGAAAAGTCACACCATCAAACGGGAATTGGAATAACTCAGCCTGGGTATAGTTCAATAGAACAGATCAATCTATCAGGGGGAGATGATGGGCTGGGGTAAAGTCACTGGGCTAGTCGGCCAggacaatgctctggggacatgggttcaaaccccatcaTAGTcactggaggaatttaaattcagttaatggaAGCTGGTCTGAGttaccatctggttcagtaatgattctggtgtccttacctggtctggccgaaccCTCAGTGAGGTGCTGGACTCTGAAATGGTCTtcaggcaattaggaatggccacatctcatgaaaaaaatactttaaaaaataatCTGACATCCAGGTACATTCCAGTACATGGAAATAGTCAATCTCTGGTGATGTTTGTACCTTTCCCTCTGCACtttttaaactacaatcttctacacttcctgggtcggtatccctctattcccatcctattcatgtatttgtcaagatgccccttaaatgttactatcgtccatgcttccaccacctcctccgacagtgagttcaaggcacccactaccctctgtgtaaaaaacttgcctcgaacatcaACTCTAATCCttaccccttgcaccttaaacctatgccccttagaaattgacccctctaccctggggaaaagcctctgactatccactctgtctatgcccctcataattttgtagatctctatcaggtcgcctctcaacccccgtcattccagtgagaacaaaccgagtttattcaaccactcctcatagttaatgccctccataccaggcaacattctggtaaatctcttctgcaccctctctaaagcctccacatccttctggtagtgtggcgaccagaattgaacactatactccaagtgtgacctaactaaggttctatacagctgcaacatgacttgctaattcttatactcaatgccccggccttcttgactaccttctccacctgtgttgcccctttcagtgacctgtggacctgtacacctagatctctttgactttcaatactcttgagggttctaccattcactgtatattccctacctgcattagaccttccaaaatacattgcctcatatttgtctggattaaactccatctgccatctctccgcccaagtctccaaacaatctaaatcctgctgtagcctctgacagtcctcatcgctatccgcaattccaccaacctttgtgtcgtctgcaaacttactaatcagaccagttacattttcctccaaatcatttatatatactacaaacagcaaaggtcccagcattgatccctgcggaacaccactagtcacacccctcaaattagaaaagcatccttccattgctactctctgccttctatgacctagccagttctgtatccaccttgccagctcacccctgatcccgtgtgacttcaccttctgtacgagtctaccacgagggaccttgtcaaaggccttactgaagtccatatagacaacatccactgccctacctgcagggtaggtcatctttgtgacctcttcgaaaaactcaacaagttagtgagacacgacatccccttcacaaaaccatgctgcctctcactaatatgtccatttgcttccaaatgggagtagatcctgcctcgaagaattctctccagtaatttccctaccactgacgtaaggctcaccggcctgtagttccctggattatccttgctacccttcttaaacagaggaacatcattggctattctccagacctccgggatatcacctgaagacagtgaggatccaaagatctctgtcaaggcctcagcaatttcctctctagcctccttcagtattctggtgtagatcccatcaggccctggggacttatctgccgtaatatttttcaagacacccaaca
This portion of the Scyliorhinus torazame isolate Kashiwa2021f chromosome 5, sScyTor2.1, whole genome shotgun sequence genome encodes:
- the LOC140419192 gene encoding uncharacterized protein translates to MEKPWKCGDCGMGCYSPSEMQTHRRIHTGERPFICSVCGKGFTLSSHLLTHQLVHTDERPFKCADCEKSFKSRNYLLTHQRTHTGERPFTCSVCGKGFICASHLQTHQLVHTDQRPFKCADCEKSFRSRNNLLTHQRTHTGERPFTCLECGKGFNDLSNLRTHHQVHSDQRPFKCADCEKSYKSRNNLLIHQRTHTGERPFTCSVCGKRFTCSSDLVIHQFVHTDQRPFKCADCEKSFKSKKHLMSHQRTHTGERPFTCSVCVRRFTCSSDLLKHQRVHTGERPYTCPMCEKKFTRSSDLTSHQLVHTDQKPFKCSECEKRFKRKTSLRKHQRVHTETES